A stretch of Lepisosteus oculatus isolate fLepOcu1 chromosome 11, fLepOcu1.hap2, whole genome shotgun sequence DNA encodes these proteins:
- the pgls gene encoding 6-phosphogluconolactonase, which yields MSGGGRRILVFLSAAELGPALARFTAARAARATGSERGRFSLGLSGGSLVSMLARELPALPGLDSSKWLVGFCDERLVPFEDPESTYGLYKSQLLCKMSIPETQVLAIDPSLSVEEAAKDYAKKLSEAFPNEEFPVFDLLLLGMGPDGHTCSLFPGHPLLEENQRTVAPISDSPKPPPQRITLTLPVVNAARCVVFVSTGGSKAPVLKHVLEGGEGPALPAARVNPAGGELLWFLDEAAAASLTKDVERPSATAVL from the exons ATGTCCGGTGGCGGTCGGCGCATTCTCGTGTTCCTGTCGGCGGCAGAGCTGGGGCCGGCGCTGGCTCGCTTCACTGCGGCGCGGGCAGCTCGGGCGACGGGCTCGGAGCGCGGCCGCTTCTCCCTCGGCCTGTCTGGCGGCAGCCTGGTCTCCATGCTGGCCCGCGAGCTGCCCGCCTTGCCCGGCCTAGACTCTTCTAAGTGGCTGGTGGGCTTTTGTGACGAGCGCCTGGTTCCCTTCGAAGACCCTGAGAGCACCTATGGACTGTATAAA AGTCAGCTGTTATGCAAAATGAGCATCCCTGAAACTCAGGTCTTGGCCATCGACCCCTCGTTGAGTGTCGAGGAAGCTGCAAAAGACTACGCCAAGAAACTGAGTGAG GCATTTCCAAACGAGGAGTTTCCGGTTTTTGATTTGCTGCTGCTGGGAATGGGGCCTGATGGACACACCTGTTCTCTGTTCCCAGGGCACCCCCTGCTGGAG GAGAACCAGCGGACAGTGGCACCCATCAGCGACTCCCCAAAGCCCCCACCTCAGCGCATCACCCTCACCCTGCCTGTGGTCAATGCTGCCCGCTGTGTGGTCTTTGTATCAACAGGGGGCAGCAAAGCACCTGTGCTCAAG CACGTTCTGGAGGGAGGTGAAGGCCCGGCTCTGCCTGCAGCTCGAGTTAACCCAGCTGGGGGGGAGCTGCTGTGGTTCCTGGATGAGGCAGCTGCTGCTTCCTTAACTAAGGATGTGGAGAGGCCGTCAGccactgcagtgctgtga